CCACGCAAAACATTGTCAGAGGACGCCATCACCTCGACCCCGGTGCCTTCGAGGTACGCATGAATATTCCCAGCTGGCAGGAACAGGGCCTCGCCCTTATGAAGGGTGACTCGGTGGAGCAAGAGAGAGATTAAGGCTCCAGGGTCACCCGGGTAGCGAGTACTGAGGTCAAGAAACGTCACGAGGTTTGGCGAAACAGTTTCGCCCTGAGCCAAGTGGCGAACAAGACGCTCAAGCGACGACTGCAGCTGAAACACGTCATTATCCGCGCAGAATAGCCAGTCTGTGAGCGCGGGACGTCTGGCCTCTTCCGCCAAGGTGTCCGACTCTGATTCGATGTCAAAAAGAAAGCGGGCGACCGATGCCGCTGCCTCAGCAAACTGGGGAGAACCATTCGTAGCAGTCTCCGCAAGGACATACTGCAGCTCACTGGCAACCTCGGCCAGCGGGCGAAACCCTGAAAGCGCTTCAAACGTCTCGCTCAACGCGACAACAACTTCGGGCTTATGCGAACGGTCTCGGTAGTTGCGGTGATCTGCGTCAAGAGGAATGCCAGCGGCATCCTCACGTTCGTATCCCGCTATGGCCTGCTCCGTTGACGGATGCACCTGTAAGGAGAGCGGACGCGCAGCCGCCAGAATCTTCATCAAGAACCGGGGAGCCGTCGGCGAGCCCATGCGCGCCAACCACGAACCAAGCGCTTCGTTCGCACCGTCCGGATGGACGACCCAACTTGGAGACCGCTCATGAGTACCAAGCCAAAGCTCGGCGCGCGGAACCTCCGAAACTGGCAGCCCGAGGATTTTGGGGATGGCAGACGTCGAACCCCACGCATAATCACGCGTTGTATTTGCTATCTGCACCAGCATGTTTTGCCTCCCCAAAGACCATACCAACCGCGTCTGACCGTTCTGCGGATTACACTCGAATCATGAGCGACGCGAAAACCAGATTGGCGATCAGCGCCCTTGCCATCACCACCTTCGCCTATGCGCTCGGGGGAAACGGCGTGCGCAACCTGATCGGTTGGCCTGCATATGTTGTTCTGACGGTCATCATTGTGGCACTCAACGCCGTCGCATTCCTGATAGTTCGGCCAGAACGCTTTCGCTGGTATCGCCTCCCGAAGTCGCTTATCCTCTTTTTGCTGCTCGCGACCGCATCGATCGCGTGGTCTGCGTACCGCGCCGAAACGATTCTTGGGGCCACCGCGCAGATCTTGACCACGATCGCCGCTATCTCGATTGCGTTTGTGCTGACCTGGCCGGAACTGATTCGTGCCCTCGGCACATCCCTGCGTTATCTCCTTGGGCTCTCGCTCCTCTTTGAACTCTATGTGAGTGTTGTTGTCGGCGAAAAGCTGTTGCCGTTGTGGATGGAGCGCCCAGAAGGCAAGGTGTCGCCGCTCCTGTGGTGGAGCCGCGATCTCCTCTTCTCCGGCGGACCAATTCAAGGGCTTGTTGGCAGTAGTGTCCTTCTCGGGTTCCTTGCCCTGCTCGGGTTAATCGTCTTTGGCATCCAGGTTGCTGGGCGGAGCATCAGGCTCGTTCCTGGGGTGTTCTGGCTGTGCGTTTCGGCGCTCACGCTTGCCCTCACCCGACCTGCAACGGTCATCATCGCGCTCGTAGTTGTTCTCGTCGCACTCGCATTCGCGTTGTGGGCGCGCACGGTTGGCCCCGAAGCCCGGCGTCCGCTCTATCTCACATTTGGTGGCATCGCAATTCTTTCGGTTCCCCTTGTGTGGCTACTGCGGACACCATTGCTTGGGCTGCTGGGCAAGAGCAGTGATCTCACCGGTCGAATCGACATTTGGGAGGCAGTTACTCAACTCGCTGAACAGCGCCCGGCCTTTGGATGGGGATGGGTCAGCTATTGGCCAACGTGGGTCGAGCCGTTTAAGAGTCTTTACACCAGGAACGGGCTTCCTGTCCCCCACGCACACAACGCCTGGCTTGATGTTTGGTTCCAGCTCGGCATCGTCGGGCTTGTCATCTTTGCCCTTCTCGTTGGACTGACGCTCTGGCGTTCCTGGTTCAGGGCCGTAGATCGGCCACAACGGTACCCAGGCGAGGTGCTCCCGTACGCGGCATCCACGTTGCTCCCCCTCCTCATCATGGTTGCGCTGATCGTGCAGTCACTGAGCGAGAGCCGTATCCTCAGCGAAGGCGGCTGGCTCCTGCTGACCGTGCTTGCTATCAAAACCAAAACTGACTTTGCTGTTCCGTCTACTTCCGGTGACGAGCCAATCCCGGCCTGGCGCGATGTACCGCTGCGATAGCCGATGACCTCTTCCCTCCCCGATCCAATTGCCGCGGCACAGCGGTTCTTTGGGAGCGCCGAATTCTCGTCGATCCTGACGACGGTCATCTTTGGCACGCTCTTTTCCTCACACGCTCTGATTCGGATGCTCGGCAACCCGGGCTTCTCCGCGATGGTCGCAACGCTGGTTGTGGCTGCACTCCTCTCGGCGATCAGCCAGCACCGCGAGGTCAGCTGGTCAGAGCGAATCCCACTGACGGTTGTGGTCTTTGTCTTGTGGTGCGCCCTCAGCGTGGCGTGGACAAGCAAGACAGGTGCGACCCTGAGCGCTCTGAATTTTCAGATCGGAGTCGCGCTACTCGGCCTGTACATTGGCGCCTTCCGTGACGTTATTCAGATGGTCAGGGCACTCGGAAACGCACTCCGTGTGCTCCTCGGTGTCTCCCTTGGGCTCGAGATCCTATCTGGCCTCCTGATTGACATGCCGATTGTGTTTCTTGGCATCGAGGGGCACCTCGCTCAGGGTGGTCCTATCCAGGGCATTTTTGGCAGTCGTAACGACCTCGCGTTTGTTGCGGTAATTGCCCTCATCACCTTTGGGATCGAGTGGAGAACCCGCTCAGTGCCTCCGGGTCTCGCGTGGGGTTCAATTGTGCTGGCAACAGCGTTGCTGCTCTTTTCTGGTTCAGCCATTCAAATCGGCGTAGCATTCTGCGTGGCGGTGACGTTGCTTGCCATGATGGCCATCCGACGCCGGCCACTGGCGGAACGCAGAAATTGGCAGATCGTGTTCTTCACTGGTGCCGCGCTTGCGGCATTCCTCGCGTGGATGTTCCGCAGCCCCATCGTTACCCAGCTCAGGGCAACCAAGGAGCTCGAGACGCGACTCACACTCTGGCAATCGGTCATGGATACCGCTCGCCAACACCCACTCGAAGGTTGGGGCTGGGTCGGTGCGTGGCCAAATGGCGTGCAGCCATATTTTGCGATCAACTTCGATGACGGCACACGCCACCAGTCAGCGCTTGGGGCATTCTTTGATCTCTATCTCCAAGTCGGCCTTGTTGGCCTTGCCCTCTTTGTGGTGCTGCTCGTTGTTGCCCTCGTCCGATCGCTCCTTGTCGCTACAAGTCGTCAGAGCGTTGTCTACCTGTGGCCGTCACTTGTCCTCGTTGCGCTGAGCATCACATCACTCGCCGAAAGCACAATACTGACGGGAGCTGGTTGGCTCCTGCTCGTTATCGCGGCTTCCGCAGCATCCCAAAACATGTCGTGGCGAAATCGTCTGCGCCCAACACTCGCGGACCTCTCGCCGTAGACCCGTTCAACGGTCTGGCTGCAAGAAATCTCGAACGGCGTCCTTTTTCCCGTAGTCGTACAGGCTGTATCGGCCGGTCTTCAGCTCACGTAGAATCGGGCGAATCCGCCCAAATCGTGAGCGAGGAAGGCGAATGCGAACCGTCTCGTGTTCTAGCTTCTGCTGGGCGGCTAACCGCCGTTCGTCGCTCACACCTTCAAGATCCTGCAGCCGAGGGGCAAGCGTTCGTGCACGGTCGAAGAGTCGTCGATTGCGATCACGACGCGGTTTTACAAGTTTGCGAAGCTTCTGCCAAAAGCTTTGTTGCCTCGCACCGATCACGTTTGCACCATGTTGCCGGTAATCCACCAGTGGTTCATCAACAATCGCCACGCTGCCAACGGCTGCCGCAATCACGGCGAGCCACTCATCGTGCACCCATTCTTCCGGGATCGGAAGGGCATGCGTCAACAGCTCACGGCGAAATGCAACAGTCGCGCCCGTGGCAAGATTTCTCCGAAGCAACGCTTCAAACGCTCGACCAGAGGCGACCTCTGCCCGCTCCGAAGCACTCACCTCGATTGCCTCAAACAGCGTGAGGCCGAGCGGATGACCGCGCTCATCCACGAGACGAGCATCCGTAAACGCCAGCAGCGGTGCCTGGCCCGTCGGCGAAAAGAGTACCTCCGTGAGGCGAGAGACCTTCGTTGGATGCCAGGTATCGTCCTGATCTGACAGCAAGACCAGGTCACCGGTGCAGGCCCGAATCGCCTGCTCAAAGTTCTTTGTAACTCGAAGGTTCACAGAGTTTTCGAGAACTACCAACTGGACTGGCGCCCCACCACGTTCATTGTGCCGACCAACCACTGCCTTCGCGATCGCGACGCTGTCATCAGACGAGTTATCGTCAGACAGAACGATCTGGCTCACTGGGCGTGTCTGCGTCAGAATACTGAGGAGCTGCGTTTCAAGATAGGCCGCCCCGTTGTAGGTACCAAGCGCAACAGAGACGGTTGAACACGAGTCGTCATGCTCAACGGGTAGCTCTCGACTCGACTCATTCATGATGATGTTCCTAGGCAGGGCATCCATCTACATTATCGCGGCCGTCAGGTACCGGTCGAACCGATTAGTAAGATACAAGGTGGGCTTGTTCTCTCAGGCCTGTTTCACTCGTGGCCTGCGACTGTTCTGAGGGCCCATCAACTACGTTCGGAGGACCAACCCTTGCGACTCTCTGTCATCGGTTGTGGTTACCTCGGCGCTGTCCACGCCGCCTGCATGGCAACACTTGGACACGATGTTGTCGGCATCGACGTTGACGTTGAGAAGATAGCGGCCCTTAATGCTGGCATTCCACCGTTTTTTGAACCAGGATTCCCTGAGATCTTGAGGGAAGCACTTGATTCAGGACGGCTGTCTTTCAGCTCAACAATGGCTTCTGCAGCAGGAGCTGAGGTGCACTTCCTCGCCGTTGGGACCCCACAATCAGTTGAGGGAGACGGCGCCGACCTCAGCTATGTATTTGGGGCAACACGCGAGCTACTGCCGCACCTCTCAGCCGGCAACGTTCTCGTTGGTAAGTCAACCGTTCCGGTGGGAACAGCCGAGGCGCTCCAGGAGATCCTTGACGAAGCCGAAACCGGTGCCACTGTGGCGTGGAACCCCGAATTCCTCCGCGAAGGGTTCGCGGTGGGAGACACCTTGCACCCCGACCGAATCGTGTATGGCCTTGCGGCTGGGGAGCGCGGACAGCGGGCGAAGGCCCAGCTCGATGCGGTCTACGCTTCGCCTCTTGCCGATGGCACGCCTCTCATCCCTACCGATTTTGCAACCGCTGAGCTTGTCAAGGTCGCCGCAAACGCCTTTCTGGCAACCAAGATCTCATTCATAAACGCCATGTCTGAGATTGCAGACGTTGTTGGCGCCGATGTCACGGACTTAGCCGATGCAATCGGTCACGACAACCGAATCGGACGTCGTTTCTTGAACGCCGGCGTTGGTTTTGGTGGCGGCTGCTTACCAAAAGATATCCGCGCTTTTGCCACACGGGCAGACGAACTTGGAGTTGGCTCATCGCTGAACTTCTTGCGCGAGGTTGATAGCATCAACCTCCGTCAACGAGAACGCGTGGCCGCACTTGCGCTCGCTCAGCTCGGAACCGATCCAACAGGCAAACGCGCGGTCGTCCTCGGTCTCGCATTCAAACCAAACTCCGACGATATGCGAGACTCCCCCGCACTTGACGTCGCGCTTCGACTCCACGATGCGGGAGTGAACGTTGTCTCAGTGGATCCGGCAGCCGTGCCTCGAGCACAGCAGCTTCATCCCCAGCTCACGACGACCACAGATATCAACGCTGCCCTCACAGATGCAGAGGTTGTTGTTCTTGCCACGGAGTGGCCCGAGTTTGTGCAGCTCGATCCGACGGCGATTCACGCGCGCGTCAAGACACCCACCATC
The window above is part of the Lysinibacter cavernae genome. Proteins encoded here:
- a CDS encoding glycosyltransferase, producing MNESSRELPVEHDDSCSTVSVALGTYNGAAYLETQLLSILTQTRPVSQIVLSDDNSSDDSVAIAKAVVGRHNERGGAPVQLVVLENSVNLRVTKNFEQAIRACTGDLVLLSDQDDTWHPTKVSRLTEVLFSPTGQAPLLAFTDARLVDERGHPLGLTLFEAIEVSASERAEVASGRAFEALLRRNLATGATVAFRRELLTHALPIPEEWVHDEWLAVIAAAVGSVAIVDEPLVDYRQHGANVIGARQQSFWQKLRKLVKPRRDRNRRLFDRARTLAPRLQDLEGVSDERRLAAQQKLEHETVRIRLPRSRFGRIRPILRELKTGRYSLYDYGKKDAVRDFLQPDR
- a CDS encoding O-antigen ligase family protein, translating into MTSSLPDPIAAAQRFFGSAEFSSILTTVIFGTLFSSHALIRMLGNPGFSAMVATLVVAALLSAISQHREVSWSERIPLTVVVFVLWCALSVAWTSKTGATLSALNFQIGVALLGLYIGAFRDVIQMVRALGNALRVLLGVSLGLEILSGLLIDMPIVFLGIEGHLAQGGPIQGIFGSRNDLAFVAVIALITFGIEWRTRSVPPGLAWGSIVLATALLLFSGSAIQIGVAFCVAVTLLAMMAIRRRPLAERRNWQIVFFTGAALAAFLAWMFRSPIVTQLRATKELETRLTLWQSVMDTARQHPLEGWGWVGAWPNGVQPYFAINFDDGTRHQSALGAFFDLYLQVGLVGLALFVVLLVVALVRSLLVATSRQSVVYLWPSLVLVALSITSLAESTILTGAGWLLLVIAASAASQNMSWRNRLRPTLADLSP
- a CDS encoding UDP-glucose dehydrogenase family protein, with the translated sequence MRLSVIGCGYLGAVHAACMATLGHDVVGIDVDVEKIAALNAGIPPFFEPGFPEILREALDSGRLSFSSTMASAAGAEVHFLAVGTPQSVEGDGADLSYVFGATRELLPHLSAGNVLVGKSTVPVGTAEALQEILDEAETGATVAWNPEFLREGFAVGDTLHPDRIVYGLAAGERGQRAKAQLDAVYASPLADGTPLIPTDFATAELVKVAANAFLATKISFINAMSEIADVVGADVTDLADAIGHDNRIGRRFLNAGVGFGGGCLPKDIRAFATRADELGVGSSLNFLREVDSINLRQRERVAALALAQLGTDPTGKRAVVLGLAFKPNSDDMRDSPALDVALRLHDAGVNVVSVDPAAVPRAQQLHPQLTTTTDINAALTDAEVVVLATEWPEFVQLDPTAIHARVKTPTIIDARNALAPSDWREAGWTYIGLGRP
- the manA gene encoding mannose-6-phosphate isomerase, class I; the protein is MLVQIANTTRDYAWGSTSAIPKILGLPVSEVPRAELWLGTHERSPSWVVHPDGANEALGSWLARMGSPTAPRFLMKILAAARPLSLQVHPSTEQAIAGYEREDAAGIPLDADHRNYRDRSHKPEVVVALSETFEALSGFRPLAEVASELQYVLAETATNGSPQFAEAAASVARFLFDIESESDTLAEEARRPALTDWLFCADNDVFQLQSSLERLVRHLAQGETVSPNLVTFLDLSTRYPGDPGALISLLLHRVTLHKGEALFLPAGNIHAYLEGTGVEVMASSDNVLRGGLTAKHIDTAELSRVLDFSTLPVPLLAPTDVSPGITAWQPAVDDFCVWRATPSANAPVSVIWQGTLFGIVVEGSVVVTTPESSLTLVAGQCFAGLLKHPEAALLVSGSGTVFVATAGTQPA
- a CDS encoding O-antigen ligase family protein; the encoded protein is MSDAKTRLAISALAITTFAYALGGNGVRNLIGWPAYVVLTVIIVALNAVAFLIVRPERFRWYRLPKSLILFLLLATASIAWSAYRAETILGATAQILTTIAAISIAFVLTWPELIRALGTSLRYLLGLSLLFELYVSVVVGEKLLPLWMERPEGKVSPLLWWSRDLLFSGGPIQGLVGSSVLLGFLALLGLIVFGIQVAGRSIRLVPGVFWLCVSALTLALTRPATVIIALVVVLVALAFALWARTVGPEARRPLYLTFGGIAILSVPLVWLLRTPLLGLLGKSSDLTGRIDIWEAVTQLAEQRPAFGWGWVSYWPTWVEPFKSLYTRNGLPVPHAHNAWLDVWFQLGIVGLVIFALLVGLTLWRSWFRAVDRPQRYPGEVLPYAASTLLPLLIMVALIVQSLSESRILSEGGWLLLTVLAIKTKTDFAVPSTSGDEPIPAWRDVPLR